In Acidobacteriota bacterium, one genomic interval encodes:
- a CDS encoding MFS transporter, with protein MTVDTRTAGEAGSAEQAAGYPSLGAANYGVVLLFLAYVLSFLDRNILSLLVGPIRDQFGITDFQYSLLAGAAFALVYSFASFPLGRLADHYSRRVIVAASVAFWSLATAAGGLANSVAQLFASRMAVGAGEAGLAPPAYSIITDSFRPAHFGYAMSFYKTGVRVGGGFALVIGGLLIDYYTRIGPIDLPVIGTLQPWQATLVTVGLPGVLLAVLLLTMVEPQRKELAVSRSGREHLPVSEFVRFIWERKRVYLPLFIGSSMLAMAGYGSSAWYPEFLVRNYGLSRGDAGTSYGTISIITGVVGIMVAPWIANRLAARGYRDAYVRTLLATTLIATPPSVAAPLVGSATLTLLVLIPGMIFSGAYLGVMAAAFQPITPNQMRGQATAFYIFLTSFIGMAFGTSTLAAFTDFLFQDDGKVHYSLATMQAIFKPAGALLFWYCLSAYRKAMEEAGKWEVD; from the coding sequence TTGACCGTCGACACCAGGACCGCGGGCGAAGCCGGGTCGGCGGAGCAGGCCGCCGGCTACCCGTCGCTCGGCGCCGCCAACTACGGCGTCGTCCTCCTGTTCCTCGCCTACGTGCTGTCGTTTCTCGACCGCAACATCCTCTCCCTCCTGGTCGGCCCGATCCGCGACCAGTTCGGAATCACCGACTTCCAGTACAGCCTGCTCGCCGGCGCCGCGTTCGCGCTGGTCTACAGCTTCGCCAGCTTTCCCCTGGGCCGGCTCGCCGACCACTATTCGCGCAGGGTCATCGTCGCCGCCAGCGTCGCCTTCTGGAGTCTGGCGACGGCGGCGGGAGGGCTGGCCAACAGCGTGGCGCAACTGTTCGCTTCGCGGATGGCGGTCGGCGCGGGCGAGGCCGGGCTCGCACCGCCCGCCTACTCGATCATCACCGACAGCTTCCGCCCGGCCCATTTCGGCTACGCGATGTCCTTCTACAAGACGGGCGTGCGGGTCGGCGGCGGCTTCGCCCTGGTGATCGGCGGCCTGCTGATCGACTACTACACACGGATCGGTCCGATCGACCTGCCGGTGATCGGGACGCTGCAACCCTGGCAGGCGACGCTGGTGACGGTCGGTCTGCCCGGGGTTCTGCTGGCGGTTCTGCTGCTGACGATGGTCGAGCCGCAGCGCAAGGAGCTGGCGGTTTCACGGAGCGGAAGGGAGCATCTGCCGGTTTCCGAGTTCGTCAGGTTCATCTGGGAGCGCAAGCGCGTCTACCTGCCGCTGTTCATCGGCTCGTCCATGCTGGCGATGGCCGGCTACGGGTCCTCCGCCTGGTACCCGGAGTTCCTCGTGCGCAACTACGGCCTGAGCCGCGGGGACGCCGGAACGAGCTACGGGACGATCTCGATCATCACCGGGGTCGTCGGCATCATGGTCGCGCCCTGGATCGCCAACCGCCTTGCGGCGCGCGGCTACAGGGACGCCTACGTGCGCACCCTGCTGGCGACGACCCTGATCGCCACGCCGCCCTCGGTCGCGGCGCCGCTCGTGGGCAGCGCCACGCTCACCCTGCTGGTGCTGATCCCCGGGATGATCTTCTCGGGCGCCTACCTCGGCGTGATGGCGGCAGCGTTCCAGCCGATCACGCCCAACCAGATGCGCGGCCAGGCCACGGCCTTCTACATCTTCCTGACCAGCTTCATCGGCATGGCCTTCGGCACCAGCACACTGGCCGCCTTCACCGATTTCCTCTTCCAGGACGACGGCAAGGTCCACTACTCGCTCGCCACGATGCAGGCGATCTTCAAGCCGGCGGGCGCGTTGCTCTTCTGGTACTGCCTGTCCGCGTACCGGAAGGCGATGGAGGAGGCGGGGAAGTGGGAGGTGGATTGA
- a CDS encoding amidohydrolase family protein, translated as MVLDRSSVARAAPFLAALLIACNPATDGSGEADPQEFDVVFQGARVIDPERRLDEVRNVGIRGDVIAALTEESLADSLADGGVLIDAAGLVLAPGFVDLHAHGQGPRAHEYQARDGVTTALELEWGVPDVGSFLESRRGRSLVNYGATVNHGALRGLEIVPEEERADLAAAFAAAGAEDEPLDSMRDAAQRTYYSELPPERFPAMLEHLQHGLEQGGLGIGMATQYYPGASRREIFEVFRFAGEKRATIHTHVRSMSIDAMQEVLANAVGTGAPLHIVHVNSMALGEIDTVLDMIGGARRLGLDVTTEAYPYTAGSTSLESSIFDEGWQDRLQIDYGDLQWEETGERLTRETFERYRREGGTVILHFMKEEWIETALDNDWVIVASDGMPYAPGAHPRTAGTYSRILGRYVRERGTLDLMTALLKMSLLPADRVASMSDQMRRKGRIQVGADADIVVFDPETVIDTATFEGGLSFSEGIVHTMVNGVFVVRDGETVEGVSPGRPIVGRFAR; from the coding sequence GTGGTTCTGGATCGGTCATCTGTAGCAAGAGCGGCCCCGTTTCTCGCCGCGCTTCTCATCGCCTGCAACCCCGCCACAGACGGGAGCGGCGAAGCCGACCCGCAGGAGTTCGACGTCGTCTTCCAGGGCGCCCGCGTCATCGACCCCGAGAGGAGGCTCGACGAGGTCAGGAACGTGGGCATCCGGGGCGACGTGATCGCCGCCCTCACCGAAGAGTCCCTCGCGGACTCGCTCGCCGACGGAGGCGTCCTGATCGACGCGGCCGGGCTGGTGTTGGCGCCGGGCTTCGTCGACCTCCACGCCCACGGTCAGGGTCCGCGGGCCCACGAGTACCAGGCGCGGGACGGCGTCACCACGGCCCTGGAGCTCGAATGGGGCGTGCCGGACGTTGGGTCGTTCCTGGAGTCGAGACGCGGCAGGTCGCTCGTGAACTACGGCGCCACGGTCAACCACGGCGCCCTGAGAGGCCTGGAGATCGTCCCGGAGGAGGAACGTGCGGACCTCGCGGCGGCCTTCGCGGCTGCCGGCGCCGAGGACGAACCGCTCGACTCCATGCGCGATGCCGCGCAAAGGACGTACTACTCGGAACTGCCGCCCGAGCGCTTCCCGGCCATGCTGGAGCATCTGCAGCACGGGCTGGAGCAGGGCGGCCTGGGCATCGGAATGGCGACCCAGTACTACCCAGGCGCCAGCCGCAGGGAGATCTTCGAGGTCTTCCGGTTCGCCGGCGAGAAGCGGGCCACCATCCACACGCACGTGCGCTCGATGAGCATCGACGCGATGCAGGAAGTCCTGGCCAACGCGGTCGGGACCGGGGCGCCGCTGCACATCGTCCACGTGAACAGCATGGCGCTGGGAGAGATCGACACGGTCCTCGACATGATCGGCGGCGCGCGCCGGCTGGGGCTCGACGTGACGACTGAGGCGTACCCCTACACCGCCGGCTCGACCAGTCTCGAGTCGTCCATCTTCGACGAAGGCTGGCAGGACCGCCTGCAGATCGACTACGGCGACCTGCAGTGGGAGGAGACCGGGGAGAGGCTGACGAGAGAGACCTTCGAGCGGTACCGCCGCGAGGGGGGAACGGTGATCCTCCACTTCATGAAGGAGGAGTGGATCGAGACGGCCCTGGACAACGACTGGGTGATCGTCGCTTCGGACGGCATGCCCTACGCCCCGGGCGCGCACCCGCGGACGGCCGGCACCTACTCCCGGATTCTCGGGCGCTACGTGCGCGAGCGGGGCACGCTCGACCTGATGACGGCCCTGTTGAAAATGAGCCTGCTCCCGGCGGACCGGGTGGCGTCGATGTCCGATCAGATGAGGCGCAAGGGACGAATCCAGGTCGGCGCCGACGCGGACATCGTGGTGTTCGACCCGGAGACGGTGATCGACACCGCCACCTTCGAAGGCGGGCTCTCGTTCTCGGAAGGCATCGTCCACACGATGGTGAACGGCGTGTTCGTCGTGCGCGACGGTGAGACCGTGGAGGGAGTCAGCCCCGGTCGCCCGATCGTCGGTCGCTTCGCGCGTTGA
- a CDS encoding membrane dipeptidase, which yields MPKATPRTRLSRRTLLGQGAGAGALLAASTLGAPYLAFGRHRLFAQSEERYSTRAVDLMGDSLVIDMLSPLTLASSTMRAWYGNPENIPESFWDDLDRSGIDAVLDAVGTGPFGARESVLERVAGVNGVVAHNGHRMLRVSRAADLDEAARSGRFGMIFGVQNADHFHSLEDVDYFYGLGQRVSQLTYNARNLIGTGATDRIDGGLSNWGVAIIERMNDVGMAVDVSHCGDRTSLDAFEASKKPVLVTHSNVRALADGHVRCKPDEVIDAVKEAGSVFGVTNIRMFVKADEPTTVEHYLDHFDYLTKRIGAEHVGIGSDIDLYGYDDMPKADYERLKAAYQQGKYRFRDQIDIPEVAHPQRVFDLTEGLIRRGYTDPDIRGILGGNFRRVLEEIWG from the coding sequence ATGCCAAAGGCAACACCGCGTACCCGCCTGTCACGCCGAACTCTGCTCGGGCAAGGCGCCGGGGCGGGCGCTCTCCTCGCCGCGTCGACGCTCGGGGCGCCATACCTCGCCTTCGGCAGGCACAGGCTGTTCGCCCAGAGCGAGGAGCGGTACTCGACGCGGGCAGTCGACCTGATGGGCGACTCGCTGGTCATCGACATGCTGAGTCCCCTCACGCTCGCGTCCTCGACCATGCGGGCCTGGTACGGCAACCCGGAGAACATCCCCGAGTCGTTCTGGGACGATCTCGACCGTTCCGGGATCGACGCCGTTCTCGACGCCGTGGGAACCGGCCCCTTCGGCGCCAGGGAGTCCGTCCTGGAGCGGGTGGCGGGAGTCAACGGCGTCGTCGCGCACAACGGACACCGGATGCTCCGCGTCTCTCGAGCCGCAGACCTCGACGAGGCGGCTCGAAGCGGCCGCTTCGGCATGATCTTCGGCGTGCAGAACGCCGATCACTTCCACTCGCTGGAGGACGTCGACTACTTCTACGGGCTCGGCCAGCGCGTGTCGCAGTTGACCTACAACGCCCGCAACCTGATCGGCACCGGAGCGACCGACCGGATCGACGGCGGCCTGTCGAACTGGGGAGTCGCGATCATCGAGCGGATGAACGACGTCGGGATGGCCGTCGACGTGTCCCACTGCGGCGACCGCACGTCGCTCGACGCCTTCGAAGCCTCGAAGAAGCCCGTCCTGGTCACCCACTCGAACGTCCGGGCGCTCGCGGACGGTCACGTCCGCTGCAAGCCGGACGAGGTCATCGACGCGGTCAAGGAGGCCGGCAGCGTCTTCGGCGTGACGAACATCCGGATGTTCGTCAAGGCCGACGAGCCGACGACCGTCGAGCACTATCTCGACCACTTCGACTACCTGACGAAGCGGATCGGCGCCGAGCACGTGGGCATCGGCAGCGACATCGACCTCTACGGCTACGACGACATGCCGAAGGCGGACTACGAGCGGCTCAAGGCCGCCTACCAGCAGGGCAAGTACCGTTTCCGGGACCAGATCGACATCCCGGAGGTGGCCCACCCCCAACGGGTCTTCGACCTCACCGAGGGCCTGATCCGACGGGGCTACACGGACCCCGACATTCGGGGCATCCTCGGCGGCAACTTCCGCCGGGTTCTGGAGGAGATCTGGGGATGA
- a CDS encoding serine hydrolase — MRASTSSTWRSWPLGCRAPRAAVRHIVLAALAVTFVAVPLWSDTVDERLDGFDPWVESIMQEWKVPGLGVAIVEDGKTVFAKGYGWRNVEEKLPVTPDTLFAIGSNTKSFTATLLAMQVDDGTLAWDDPIRTVLPEFRLHDPAATDEMTAVDLLSHRSGLPRHDLYWYATGRNRSELLAGLHHLEPSASFRSRYQYQNLMFMTAGIVSERIGGKSWEELVQERVLTPLGIDRATFSVIRMQEDDDFSYGYGADEEIERVPFRNIDAIGPAGSINMSARDLAAYVRFHLAYGKVGDEQLLKEASARLMQLPQMVLTGPLQQRLQNGPEIGDPTYGLGLMVSTYRGRKHISHGGGIDGFISAMEWLPDDKIGVIALSNTSHTGTVPALVVRNAFDRMLGLEPIDWAGRARKQIAEAEEKAEEAKKKDLAAAVADTSPSHPLADHAGEYEHEGYGKASVRTDGDGLVLEVAGIEFPLRHYHYDVWSVPYDLPASSPASGRGGAKVRFDYGNDGKINVVAVPLEPSVSPIRFLRAGD; from the coding sequence ATGAGAGCGTCAACCTCAAGCACGTGGCGATCGTGGCCGCTTGGCTGCCGAGCTCCGAGGGCGGCGGTTAGACACATCGTCCTGGCGGCTCTCGCCGTCACGTTCGTCGCCGTCCCGCTGTGGTCAGACACCGTCGACGAGCGGCTCGACGGTTTCGACCCGTGGGTCGAATCGATCATGCAGGAGTGGAAGGTCCCGGGCCTCGGCGTGGCGATCGTCGAGGACGGCAAGACCGTGTTCGCCAAGGGCTACGGCTGGCGCAACGTCGAAGAGAAGCTGCCCGTGACTCCCGACACGCTCTTCGCCATCGGCTCCAACACGAAGTCGTTCACCGCCACCCTGCTGGCGATGCAGGTGGACGACGGCACCCTCGCCTGGGACGATCCGATCCGGACGGTGCTCCCCGAGTTCCGGCTCCACGATCCGGCGGCGACCGACGAGATGACCGCCGTCGACCTGCTGAGCCACCGCTCGGGCCTGCCGCGTCACGACCTGTACTGGTACGCCACGGGCAGGAACCGCTCGGAGCTGCTGGCGGGCCTTCACCACCTGGAGCCTTCCGCCTCCTTCCGGAGCAGGTATCAGTACCAGAACCTCATGTTCATGACCGCCGGCATCGTCTCCGAGCGGATCGGCGGCAAGTCCTGGGAGGAACTGGTCCAGGAACGCGTCCTCACCCCGCTCGGCATCGATCGGGCCACCTTCTCGGTGATCCGGATGCAGGAGGACGACGACTTCTCCTACGGCTACGGCGCGGACGAGGAGATCGAGCGGGTGCCCTTCCGCAACATCGACGCGATCGGACCGGCCGGATCGATCAACATGTCGGCCCGCGACCTCGCCGCCTACGTCCGGTTCCATCTCGCCTACGGCAAGGTCGGCGACGAGCAGCTCCTGAAGGAGGCCTCAGCGAGGCTCATGCAGCTACCCCAGATGGTGCTGACCGGCCCGCTCCAGCAGCGTTTGCAGAACGGCCCGGAGATCGGCGATCCCACCTACGGGCTCGGCCTCATGGTGAGCACCTACCGGGGCCGCAAGCACATCAGCCACGGCGGCGGCATCGACGGCTTCATCTCGGCGATGGAGTGGCTGCCCGACGACAAGATCGGCGTCATCGCACTCTCCAACACGTCGCACACCGGAACCGTGCCGGCGCTCGTCGTGCGCAACGCGTTCGACCGCATGCTCGGTCTCGAGCCGATTGACTGGGCCGGCCGGGCCCGCAAGCAGATCGCGGAAGCTGAGGAGAAGGCCGAGGAAGCGAAGAAGAAGGACCTCGCGGCCGCGGTGGCGGACACGAGCCCCTCCCACCCACTCGCGGATCACGCCGGCGAGTACGAGCACGAGGGCTACGGCAAGGCCTCCGTCCGCACGGACGGGGACGGCCTCGTCCTCGAGGTCGCCGGCATCGAGTTCCCGCTCCGGCACTACCACTACGACGTGTGGAGCGTCCCCTACGACCTGCCGGCCAGCTCGCCCGCGTCAGGCCGCGGCGGTGCCAAGGTCCGCTTCGACTACGGCAACGACGGGAAGATCAACGTCGTGGCCGTGCCGCTCGAGCCGTCCGTCTCGCCCATCCGCTTCCTGCGCGCCGGCGACTGA
- a CDS encoding aldo/keto reductase, whose amino-acid sequence MKYTKLGSSGLEVSRICLGCMSFGEESPGAHDWSLDEAASRPIIEKALDLGINFFDTANAYSIGSSEEITGRALRDMANRDEVVIATKVYFPVRRGRNARGLSRKAIMTELDASLRRLGTDYIDLYQIHRWDDRTSIDETLGALHDAVTAGKVRYIGASSMWAWQFSKALYTSEMRGFTKFVSMQNQYSLLQREEEREMHPLCADQGIGTIPWSPLGRGLLTRDWDETTRRSQSDPMMARRFDEAKDRPIVDRLGEVARDKGVSRAQVAMAWVLANPVVASPIVGVTKMSHLDEAVSSLDVELTAEEKKRLEEVYTPRANLF is encoded by the coding sequence ATGAAGTACACGAAGTTGGGCAGTTCCGGTCTCGAGGTGTCCCGGATCTGTCTCGGATGCATGAGCTTCGGCGAAGAGTCGCCGGGAGCTCACGACTGGAGCCTGGACGAAGCCGCCAGCCGCCCGATCATCGAGAAGGCGCTCGATCTGGGCATCAACTTCTTCGACACGGCGAACGCCTACTCGATTGGCTCGAGCGAGGAGATCACGGGCAGGGCGTTGCGGGACATGGCGAACCGCGACGAGGTGGTCATCGCGACCAAGGTCTACTTCCCGGTTCGCCGCGGGCGCAACGCGCGGGGGCTCTCGCGCAAGGCGATCATGACCGAGCTCGATGCGTCGCTGCGCCGTCTGGGAACCGACTACATCGACCTGTACCAGATTCACCGCTGGGACGACCGGACATCGATAGACGAGACGCTCGGCGCGCTGCACGACGCGGTGACGGCCGGCAAGGTCCGCTACATCGGCGCCTCGTCGATGTGGGCGTGGCAGTTCAGCAAGGCGCTCTACACCAGCGAGATGCGTGGCTTCACGAAGTTCGTCAGCATGCAGAACCAATACAGCCTCCTCCAGCGCGAAGAGGAACGCGAGATGCACCCGCTCTGCGCCGATCAGGGCATCGGGACGATCCCGTGGAGCCCGCTGGGCCGGGGGCTGCTGACCCGCGACTGGGACGAGACCACGCGCCGGTCGCAGAGCGACCCGATGATGGCGAGACGTTTCGACGAGGCGAAGGACCGGCCGATCGTTGATCGGCTGGGCGAGGTGGCGCGGGACAAGGGCGTGTCCCGGGCCCAGGTCGCGATGGCCTGGGTCCTGGCCAATCCCGTCGTCGCGTCGCCGATCGTCGGCGTCACGAAGATGAGCCACCTCGATGAGGCAGTGTCGTCGCTCGACGTCGAGCTGACCGCCGAGGAGAAGAAGCGGCTCGAAGAGGTGTACACGCCGCGGGCGAACCTGTTCTAG
- a CDS encoding NAD-binding protein: protein MKIGNNAIALGTWALVQEVREVVGAYGMELDRFMEILNVSTGRSFVSKNFPMPRRRVTWPAMPVKDLSLCLDVAREFDVEAPLVRASLDSGQPEA from the coding sequence ATGAAGATTGGCAACAACGCGATCGCGCTTGGCACCTGGGCGCTCGTGCAGGAGGTGCGCGAGGTTGTCGGCGCCTACGGCATGGAACTGGACCGGTTCATGGAGATCCTGAACGTGTCGACGGGCCGGAGCTTCGTCTCGAAGAACTTCCCGATGCCCCGGCGGCGCGTGACCTGGCCGGCGATGCCGGTCAAGGATCTGTCCCTGTGCCTGGATGTCGCCAGGGAGTTCGACGTCGAGGCGCCGCTGGTGAGGGCGAGTCTGGACTCCGGTCAGCCGGAGGCCTGA
- a CDS encoding SDR family oxidoreductase, translated as MTDRTVLITGCSSGFGKLAVHTFRANSWNVVATMRSPEKEAELTGLEGVLVTRLDVKDPRSIDAAFEQGTAAFGPIDAVVNNAGYGSNALFEQSPDASVRDIYETNVFGLMNVMRRALPDMRKRGSGCIVNVTSMGGLMGLLGNSVYSSSKFAAEGLTEALALEYKPLGIRVVSVAPGAYLTTAFGSNTDNYVESGDSQLVEHSRKLRDHFAAIVGDGEPQDPQEVADKIFECVTADDVAVHNPVGADAERLSGLIDSLPSRQTFVAAMEQMLLPPAG; from the coding sequence ATGACAGACCGCACCGTACTCATCACCGGCTGCTCGAGCGGCTTCGGCAAGCTGGCAGTCCACACCTTCCGAGCCAACAGCTGGAACGTCGTGGCCACGATGCGCTCGCCGGAGAAGGAAGCGGAGCTCACGGGCCTCGAAGGCGTCCTGGTTACAAGGCTCGACGTCAAGGATCCGCGGAGCATCGACGCCGCCTTCGAGCAGGGCACCGCCGCGTTCGGCCCGATCGACGCGGTCGTCAACAACGCCGGCTACGGCAGCAACGCGCTCTTCGAGCAGTCGCCCGATGCCTCCGTCCGCGACATCTACGAGACGAACGTGTTCGGCCTGATGAACGTGATGCGCCGCGCCCTGCCCGACATGCGGAAACGGGGCTCCGGCTGCATCGTCAACGTGACGTCGATGGGGGGCCTGATGGGCCTGCTCGGCAACTCCGTCTACTCGTCGTCGAAGTTCGCCGCCGAGGGACTCACCGAGGCGCTCGCGCTCGAGTACAAACCGCTCGGCATCCGCGTCGTTTCCGTCGCGCCCGGGGCCTACCTCACCACCGCGTTCGGCTCCAATACGGACAACTACGTCGAGTCCGGCGACTCCCAACTCGTCGAGCACTCGCGGAAGCTCCGCGACCACTTCGCCGCGATCGTCGGAGACGGTGAGCCGCAGGACCCGCAGGAGGTGGCGGACAAGATCTTCGAGTGCGTGACCGCGGACGATGTCGCGGTGCACAACCCCGTCGGTGCCGACGCGGAGCGGCTCAGCGGTCTGATCGACAGCCTGCCGTCGCGCCAGACGTTCGTCGCCGCGATGGAGCAGATGCTGCTGCCGCCGGCCGGCTAA
- the katG gene encoding catalase/peroxidase HPI, translated as MTSEAKCPVLAGADRHTAMGTIANQRWWPSQLNLRALHQNSSLSDPMGEDFDYAEEFAKVDLDQLKQDIEEVMTTSQDWWPADYGHYGPLFIRMAWHSAGTYRIDDGRGGGASGTLRFAPLNSWPDNVSLDKARRLLWPVKQKYGRKLSWADLMIFTGNCALESMGFETYGFAGGREDVWAPEEDIYWGSEGTWLGDERYTGDRELENPLGAVQMGLIYVNPEGPNGTPDPVAAARDIRETFRRMAMNDEETVALIAGGHTFGKAHGAADAGQHVGVEPEGAGLEEQGLGWRNTFGSGKGGDTITSGLEGAWTTEPAKWDNNFFENLFGYEWELTKGAGGAYQWTPKDEAAAGTVPDAHDPAKRHAPMMLTTDLSLRLDPIYEPIARRFHEHPDEFADAFARAWYKLTHRDMGPRSRCVGAWVPAEPQIWQDPVPDVDHELIDDDDVVELKSRILDSGLSVSSLVSTAWASASTFRGTDKRGGANGARIRLAPQRDWAVNDPAQLGEVLQALEAIQADFNGSQSSGKWASLADLIVLGGCAAVEEAAKSAGSEIAVPFSPGRTDAVQEQTDVESFAVLEPTADGFRNYLGNGHARPAEALLVDRAQMLTLTAPEMTVLVGGLRVLGANAGGSELGVFTERAGTLTNDFFVNLLDMATDWQASADAEGVFEGRDRGTGEVRWTGSAVDLVFGSNSQLRAIAEVYACDDSQEQFVRDFVAAWNKVMNLDRFDLA; from the coding sequence GTGACGAGCGAAGCGAAGTGCCCGGTCCTGGCAGGAGCCGACCGACATACGGCGATGGGGACCATCGCGAATCAGCGCTGGTGGCCGAGCCAGTTGAACCTGAGGGCCCTCCACCAGAACTCGTCCCTCTCCGATCCGATGGGCGAGGACTTCGACTACGCCGAGGAATTCGCGAAGGTCGACCTGGACCAGCTGAAGCAGGACATCGAGGAGGTGATGACCACCTCGCAGGACTGGTGGCCGGCCGACTACGGCCACTACGGGCCGCTCTTCATCCGGATGGCGTGGCACTCGGCGGGCACGTACCGGATCGACGACGGCCGCGGCGGCGGAGCCTCCGGCACGCTCCGCTTTGCGCCGCTCAACAGTTGGCCCGACAACGTGAGCCTGGACAAGGCGCGGCGGCTGCTCTGGCCGGTCAAGCAGAAGTACGGCCGGAAGCTCTCCTGGGCCGATCTCATGATCTTCACCGGCAACTGCGCCCTGGAATCGATGGGCTTCGAGACCTACGGTTTCGCGGGCGGACGCGAGGACGTCTGGGCGCCCGAAGAGGACATCTACTGGGGCTCCGAGGGCACCTGGCTCGGTGACGAGCGCTACACCGGCGACCGCGAGCTCGAGAATCCCTTGGGCGCCGTGCAGATGGGCCTCATCTACGTGAATCCGGAGGGGCCGAACGGCACGCCTGATCCGGTCGCCGCGGCGCGCGACATTCGCGAGACGTTCCGCCGCATGGCGATGAACGACGAGGAGACCGTGGCGCTCATCGCCGGCGGGCACACGTTCGGCAAGGCGCATGGCGCGGCCGACGCGGGCCAGCACGTCGGCGTCGAGCCCGAGGGCGCCGGTCTCGAGGAGCAGGGCCTGGGCTGGCGGAACACGTTCGGCAGCGGCAAGGGCGGCGACACGATCACCAGCGGCCTGGAAGGCGCCTGGACCACCGAGCCGGCGAAGTGGGACAACAACTTCTTCGAGAACCTGTTCGGCTACGAGTGGGAACTGACGAAGGGCGCCGGCGGCGCGTACCAGTGGACGCCGAAGGACGAGGCGGCCGCCGGTACGGTGCCCGATGCGCACGATCCGGCGAAGCGGCACGCGCCGATGATGCTGACCACGGACCTGTCGCTCAGGCTCGACCCGATCTACGAACCGATCGCGCGGCGCTTCCATGAGCACCCGGACGAGTTCGCGGACGCGTTCGCCAGGGCCTGGTACAAGCTGACCCACCGCGACATGGGTCCGCGCAGCCGCTGTGTCGGAGCATGGGTGCCCGCCGAGCCGCAGATCTGGCAGGACCCGGTCCCCGATGTCGACCACGAGCTGATCGACGATGACGACGTCGTCGAACTCAAGAGCCGGATCCTCGATTCCGGACTCTCCGTCTCCTCGCTGGTCTCGACCGCGTGGGCGTCGGCGTCGACCTTCCGGGGCACCGACAAGCGCGGCGGCGCCAACGGCGCCCGCATCCGGCTCGCGCCCCAGAGGGACTGGGCGGTCAACGACCCGGCGCAACTGGGTGAGGTCCTGCAGGCGCTCGAGGCGATCCAGGCCGACTTCAACGGCTCACAGTCCAGCGGCAAGTGGGCCTCGCTCGCCGATCTGATCGTCCTCGGTGGCTGCGCGGCCGTGGAGGAGGCGGCGAAGAGCGCGGGGAGCGAGATCGCCGTGCCCTTCTCGCCGGGTCGGACCGACGCGGTCCAGGAGCAGACCGACGTGGAGTCCTTCGCCGTGCTCGAACCGACCGCGGACGGGTTCCGCAACTACCTCGGCAACGGACATGCGAGACCCGCGGAAGCGCTGCTCGTCGACCGGGCGCAGATGCTGACGCTCACCGCTCCCGAGATGACGGTGCTGGTCGGCGGCCTGCGCGTCCTGGGGGCGAACGCCGGCGGGTCCGAACTCGGCGTCTTCACGGAGCGGGCAGGGACGCTGACGAACGACTTCTTCGTTAACCTCCTCGACATGGCAACCGACTGGCAGGCCAGCGCCGATGCCGAGGGCGTCTTCGAGGGGCGCGATCGCGGCACCGGCGAGGTCCGGTGGACCGGCAGCGCGGTCGACCTCGTCTTCGGCTCGAACTCCCAGCTCCGGGCGATCGCTGAGGTCTACGCCTGCGACGACTCGCAGGAGCAGTTCGTGCGCGACTTCGTGGCGGCCTGGAACAAGGTGATGAACCTGGACCGGTTCGACCTCGCCTGA
- a CDS encoding DUF1499 domain-containing protein — translation MTSTTGTTSRTWSPVVCAGAGAVAVGALLALAAALGYRTGLLGLGMSFTVLRWGALISAGAAGIALIGTVWATFRRLHWQNVAAGLVAAAFGAVCYMVPAGQQALARSVPPIHDITTDTDDPPAFVAILPLRADAPNPPEYDPAVAAQQREGYPDLRSVMLDVPPAEAFSQALAAAGAMGWELVADDAAAGRIEATDTTFWYGFKDDVVIRVRGDGAGSRIDVRSKSRVGRSDVGANAERIREYTARLTGN, via the coding sequence ATGACCAGCACGACCGGAACCACGTCTCGCACCTGGTCGCCCGTGGTCTGTGCCGGTGCCGGCGCCGTCGCCGTCGGCGCTCTGCTCGCGCTCGCCGCCGCCCTGGGCTACCGCACGGGCCTGCTCGGGCTCGGGATGTCCTTCACCGTTCTCCGTTGGGGCGCTCTCATCTCGGCAGGCGCGGCGGGCATCGCCTTGATCGGGACGGTTTGGGCCACGTTCCGGCGCCTGCACTGGCAGAACGTCGCGGCCGGCCTGGTGGCTGCCGCATTTGGCGCGGTTTGCTACATGGTCCCGGCAGGGCAGCAGGCTCTTGCCCGATCGGTTCCGCCGATCCATGACATCACGACCGACACCGACGATCCGCCGGCCTTCGTCGCGATTCTCCCCCTCCGGGCCGACGCCCCGAATCCTCCGGAGTACGACCCCGCAGTTGCCGCGCAGCAGCGTGAGGGCTATCCGGATCTCCGTTCGGTGATGCTGGACGTACCGCCCGCCGAAGCGTTCTCCCAGGCGCTGGCCGCAGCCGGGGCAATGGGGTGGGAACTGGTGGCTGACGACGCCGCGGCGGGACGCATAGAAGCAACCGACACGACCTTCTGGTACGGCTTCAAGGACGACGTCGTCATTCGCGTGCGCGGAGATGGCGCCGGCAGCCGCATTGACGTCCGATCCAAGTCGAGAGTGGGCCGCAGCGATGTCGGCGCGAATGCAGAGCGCATCCGTGAGTACACTGCCCGTCTCACGGGCAACTGA